A stretch of the Bdellovibrio sp. 22V genome encodes the following:
- the dnaX gene encoding DNA polymerase III subunit gamma/tau produces MSYQVIARKWRPQSFTDVVGQNHITQTLSNALANGRLPHALLFTGPRGTGKTSSARILAKALRCPNAVNFVPCNECDSCKEIASGSSVDVIEIDGASNNGVDAIRELRDTVAFMPSSGKYKIYIIDEVHMLSTSAFNALLKTLEEPPSHVIFIMATTEVHKIPQTILSRCQRFDFRRISTRQITERLKLICEREGVQAEEEALWVVARQGDGSMRDSQSLLDQVITFANGPLTRASVVEILGLTDRALLLETLNALIERNSQSIMQVIEKIAAAGFEPHLFSQDLLEMIRNLLLVKVSEAQATQILEMPDSEMQALSEMSQRLSEEDIHMLFDMALKGGNDIPRAQDPRIVLEVTLLRMASAPKLVDLKTLLQGGVSTSQSAGGARPYTPPVAPPVKGHNRLKESQKVSEVPTGLEKMKSALENKPKATPVQNQAPQASETVASAPAAPKVATGATPAEKWVHFVELLRQDDALFAAKVENLLFVKEEGKLLSLGVPPKLAFLKEQMADTQVRKKLQGFIDSYWGAGYSFEVLMSRDQVGESAQALQQKKQQAAEDDLRNKIAENPMVKAAQDVFKGQIKSIVEIKRDGAGR; encoded by the coding sequence TTGTCTTATCAGGTGATTGCACGCAAATGGCGTCCACAATCTTTCACTGACGTTGTCGGGCAAAATCATATTACCCAAACTCTTTCCAATGCCTTGGCGAACGGCCGGCTTCCTCACGCTCTTCTTTTTACGGGTCCTCGTGGTACTGGAAAAACTTCTTCTGCACGTATTCTGGCGAAAGCTCTGCGTTGTCCTAATGCTGTGAACTTTGTTCCTTGTAACGAGTGTGATTCCTGCAAAGAAATCGCTTCTGGTTCCAGCGTTGACGTAATCGAAATCGACGGAGCTTCCAACAACGGTGTTGATGCTATTCGTGAACTTCGCGACACCGTGGCTTTCATGCCTTCCAGCGGGAAATACAAAATCTACATCATCGACGAAGTTCACATGCTTTCAACAAGTGCCTTCAATGCCTTGCTGAAAACTTTGGAAGAGCCGCCTTCTCATGTGATCTTCATCATGGCGACGACCGAAGTTCACAAGATCCCGCAAACGATCTTGTCGCGCTGTCAGCGCTTTGATTTTAGAAGAATTTCTACCCGTCAAATCACGGAAAGACTGAAACTCATCTGCGAGCGCGAAGGCGTACAAGCGGAAGAGGAAGCTCTGTGGGTTGTGGCTCGTCAGGGTGACGGTTCTATGCGCGACTCGCAAAGCTTGCTGGATCAAGTTATTACATTTGCGAATGGCCCGCTAACTCGCGCCAGCGTTGTGGAAATTCTGGGTCTTACAGACCGCGCTCTTCTTTTGGAAACTTTGAACGCATTGATCGAGCGCAACTCGCAAAGTATCATGCAGGTCATCGAAAAAATCGCAGCGGCCGGTTTTGAGCCGCATTTGTTCTCGCAAGATTTGCTTGAGATGATCCGCAATCTTCTTCTTGTGAAAGTTTCTGAGGCGCAGGCAACTCAAATTCTGGAAATGCCAGACTCCGAGATGCAGGCTCTCAGTGAAATGTCGCAACGTCTTTCTGAAGAAGACATTCACATGTTGTTCGACATGGCTCTGAAAGGCGGAAATGATATTCCGCGCGCGCAAGATCCGCGTATTGTTCTTGAGGTCACTCTGCTTCGTATGGCTTCTGCGCCGAAATTGGTGGACTTAAAAACTTTGCTTCAAGGCGGCGTTTCCACCTCTCAAAGCGCAGGTGGGGCCAGGCCCTACACGCCTCCGGTCGCTCCCCCGGTAAAGGGACACAATCGCCTTAAAGAATCGCAAAAAGTGAGTGAAGTCCCAACGGGGCTTGAGAAAATGAAGTCTGCTTTGGAAAACAAACCGAAAGCGACTCCTGTTCAAAATCAAGCTCCGCAAGCTTCTGAGACTGTTGCGAGTGCACCTGCCGCTCCGAAAGTGGCTACAGGCGCAACTCCCGCGGAAAAATGGGTGCATTTTGTAGAGCTTCTTCGTCAAGATGACGCTCTTTTCGCGGCGAAGGTCGAAAATTTACTTTTCGTAAAGGAAGAAGGAAAGCTCCTCAGCCTTGGCGTCCCTCCGAAATTGGCCTTTTTGAAAGAGCAAATGGCCGACACTCAGGTTCGCAAAAAACTGCAAGGATTTATTGATTCATACTGGGGTGCTGGGTATTCTTTTGAGGTATTAATGAGTCGCGATCAGGTCGGAGAATCCGCGCAGGCTTTGCAGCAAAAAAAGCAGCAAGCGGCTGAGGATGACCTTCGCAATAAGATCGCAGAAAACCCTATGGTGAAAGCGGCCCAAGATGTTTTCAAAGGGCAGATTAAATCCATAGTGGAAATTAAGCGCGACGGCGCAGGGAGATAA
- a CDS encoding ADP-ribosylation factor-like protein, translating into MSFINYNAKEIHCKVVYYGPSLGGKTTNIQWVYQKTAEDQKSKLVALNTDIERTLFFDFLPLNVGDIRGFKTRFHLYTVPGQVVYDASRKLILKGLDGVIFVADSQIERMDENLESLRNLERNLEQQGYDIREIPLIMQYNKRDLPNVASLAELRSALNPYNAPEIEGCASEGKGVFESLKTVSKSIINVLKGGTTL; encoded by the coding sequence ATGTCCTTTATTAACTACAATGCTAAAGAGATTCACTGCAAAGTCGTGTATTACGGTCCTTCCTTGGGCGGTAAAACTACGAACATTCAGTGGGTTTATCAAAAAACGGCGGAGGATCAAAAGTCCAAGCTCGTGGCATTGAATACGGATATTGAGCGTACTCTGTTTTTTGACTTCCTGCCTTTGAATGTCGGCGACATTCGTGGCTTTAAAACACGCTTTCACCTTTACACAGTTCCGGGTCAGGTCGTTTACGATGCTTCCCGTAAGCTGATTTTAAAAGGTTTGGATGGCGTTATTTTCGTGGCGGACTCACAAATCGAGCGTATGGATGAAAACCTCGAGTCTCTTCGTAATCTGGAGAGAAACTTGGAACAACAGGGCTATGACATTCGTGAGATTCCTTTGATCATGCAATACAACAAGCGTGATCTTCCTAACGTGGCTTCTTTGGCAGAGCTTAGAAGCGCTTTAAATCCTTACAACGCTCCTGAAATCGAAGGTTGCGCTTCAGAAGGCAAAGGCGTTTTCGAGTCCTTGAAGACCGTTTCCAAGTCGATTATCAACGTCCTTAAGGGCGGAACGACTCTTTAA
- a CDS encoding YbaB/EbfC family nucleoid-associated protein, producing MKGMPGGMAQLMKQANQMQMKMKKAQEDLAKKEYEATSGGGAVKVKVNGDHAIVSLTIDPEVLKAGDVEMLQDMVMSATNEAIKTARDTSAKEMEKITGGLNIPGMF from the coding sequence ATGAAAGGCATGCCTGGCGGAATGGCTCAGCTCATGAAGCAAGCCAACCAAATGCAAATGAAGATGAAAAAAGCCCAAGAAGATCTTGCTAAGAAAGAATACGAAGCAACTTCTGGCGGCGGCGCTGTAAAAGTAAAAGTGAACGGCGATCATGCTATCGTTTCTTTGACTATCGATCCTGAAGTTTTGAAAGCTGGCGACGTTGAAATGCTTCAAGACATGGTTATGTCTGCAACTAATGAAGCTATCAAAACAGCTCGCGACACGTCTGCAAAAGAAATGGAAAAAATCACTGGCGGATTGAATATCCCTGGAATGTTCTAG
- a CDS encoding M48 family metallopeptidase: MRILLVLLTLIITSCATSTKEGEIGVKRRQLLLIPNEEVISMSAQAYTATKSEAQKKGALDKNPDQVRRLNVIAKRLIPQTAIFREEAPKWAWEVHVVSSPELNAFCMPGGKIMFYTGIIEKLKLTDGEIAAIMGHEIAHALREHGRERMSEELVKNVGLQAILLSGKVDASYVGYAEQLTTLAVTLPHSRGQESEADDIGVELMARAGYDPNEALSLWKKMGSQGGKPPEILSTHPADETRLKNIAALIPKVMPLYQKAQKN; this comes from the coding sequence ATGAGAATTCTGCTAGTCTTACTTACACTCATCATTACGTCCTGTGCCACATCTACCAAAGAAGGGGAGATTGGGGTCAAACGGCGACAACTTCTTCTGATTCCGAACGAAGAAGTGATTTCCATGTCGGCCCAAGCTTACACGGCGACAAAGTCCGAAGCGCAAAAGAAAGGTGCCTTGGATAAGAATCCAGATCAGGTTCGCCGCCTCAACGTTATCGCCAAGCGCCTCATTCCGCAGACGGCGATTTTCCGTGAGGAAGCGCCAAAGTGGGCGTGGGAAGTCCACGTTGTCTCTTCCCCCGAGCTTAACGCCTTCTGTATGCCGGGTGGAAAGATCATGTTTTACACAGGCATCATCGAAAAATTAAAACTCACGGACGGAGAGATCGCCGCGATCATGGGTCACGAGATTGCCCATGCTCTTCGTGAGCACGGCCGTGAAAGAATGTCAGAGGAGCTCGTGAAAAACGTCGGCCTTCAGGCGATTCTCTTAAGCGGTAAAGTCGATGCTTCTTACGTTGGTTACGCCGAACAATTAACGACTTTGGCGGTCACTCTTCCGCACAGCCGTGGGCAAGAATCCGAAGCCGATGATATCGGTGTCGAGCTGATGGCGCGCGCGGGTTATGATCCGAACGAAGCTTTAAGTTTGTGGAAGAAGATGGGTTCGCAAGGTGGCAAGCCGCCGGAAATCCTAAGCACGCATCCCGCGGATGAGACTCGTCTTAAAAACATTGCGGCTTTGATTCCTAAAGTGATGCCGCTTTATCAGAAAGCACAAAAAAACTAG
- a CDS encoding 4'-phosphopantetheinyl transferase superfamily protein has translation MTLSQSVIESLQKSLRCPDLQVFMKPEWGSHNPQHRTLIREEIKFLLQGRCLYSSISHCHGMGLVAISSFPVGVDIEITDRVQDRVMARVSSQEEFQAAPSSASLWCAKEACFKALRPFQQPSVISQITVGAWEKIDSQTETYRLSNSSDFAAPSENRGVVLRVPEHTISFFVFPS, from the coding sequence ATGACACTTTCCCAAAGCGTTATCGAGTCCTTGCAAAAAAGTCTGCGCTGTCCTGATCTGCAAGTTTTTATGAAACCGGAATGGGGCAGCCATAATCCACAACATCGCACATTGATCCGTGAAGAGATCAAATTCCTGCTGCAAGGGCGTTGTCTTTATTCTTCGATTTCTCACTGTCACGGAATGGGTTTGGTGGCGATTTCTTCTTTTCCTGTAGGCGTTGATATCGAAATTACGGACCGCGTTCAGGATCGCGTAATGGCGCGAGTTTCTTCACAGGAAGAGTTTCAGGCGGCCCCCTCATCAGCGTCTTTATGGTGCGCCAAAGAAGCGTGTTTTAAAGCGCTTCGTCCCTTCCAACAGCCCTCGGTGATTTCGCAAATTACTGTAGGGGCTTGGGAAAAAATTGATTCTCAGACTGAGACATATCGTCTTTCAAACTCTTCAGACTTCGCTGCTCCCTCTGAAAATAGAGGTGTTGTGCTGCGAGTTCCAGAGCACACTATCAGCTTTTTTGTTTTTCCCTCTTAA
- the recR gene encoding recombination mediator RecR — MLHISALEKLTHELSRLPGIGPKTAQRLAYFILKTNNDFPERLSEALLRVKAEVHDCPQCFNYTDTDLCRYCEDPHRSDEVLCVVEEPADIMRIESSGAFRGRYHVLHGAISPLEGIGPQDLKIKELIDRVDAGLNGDGPVIKEIILALDADLEGDTTILYLAKQLQGKGLKLSRIAHGVPIGSDIDFIDDRTMGRALQNRVEL; from the coding sequence GTGTTACATATTTCTGCTTTGGAAAAACTAACCCACGAATTGAGCCGTCTTCCCGGTATCGGGCCGAAGACTGCTCAACGCTTGGCTTATTTTATTCTTAAGACGAACAATGATTTTCCAGAGCGCCTCAGTGAAGCTCTTTTGCGTGTAAAGGCCGAGGTGCACGATTGCCCTCAATGCTTTAACTACACCGACACCGATCTTTGCCGTTATTGCGAAGACCCTCACCGTTCGGATGAGGTTCTTTGTGTGGTGGAAGAACCTGCGGATATCATGAGAATTGAGTCTTCAGGAGCTTTCCGCGGTCGTTACCATGTTTTGCATGGCGCGATTTCTCCTCTAGAAGGCATCGGTCCTCAAGATCTTAAAATCAAAGAACTGATCGACCGTGTTGATGCCGGCTTGAACGGCGATGGTCCCGTGATCAAGGAAATCATCCTGGCTTTGGATGCCGACCTTGAGGGTGACACGACGATTTTGTACCTAGCGAAGCAACTTCAAGGCAAAGGTTTGAAACTTTCTCGCATTGCCCATGGAGTTCCTATTGGCAGCGACATCGATTTCATAGATGATAGAACTATGGGTCGTGCCCTGCAAAATAGAGTGGAGCTGTAA
- a CDS encoding NADP-dependent isocitrate dehydrogenase, which yields MKKIKVANPVVELDGDEMTRIIWKFIKEKLILPYLEIDIKYFDLGMEHRDATNDQVTVDAAEAIKKYNVGIKCATITPDEARVKEFNLKQMWKSPNGTIRNILDGTVFREPIICKNVPRLVPNWTAPICIGRHAFGDQYRATDFVTKGKGKLTITFEGENGEKIQHEVYNFKGDGVALAMYNTDESIAGFARSCFNQALSKKWPLYLSTKNTILKKYDGRFKDIFEEIYQKEFKAKFDAAGITYEHRLIDDMVASALKWNGNFVWACKNYDGDVQSDTVAQGFGSLGLMTSVLVTPDGKTMESEAAHGTVTRHYRQHQQGKPTSTNPIASIFAWTRGLEHRGNLDGNTDLVKFAQTLEKVCIETVEAGFMTKDLAVCIYGDKVPADKYMNTEPFLAKLDENLKKALAM from the coding sequence ATGAAGAAAATCAAAGTTGCAAATCCCGTCGTTGAGCTCGACGGCGACGAAATGACAAGAATCATCTGGAAATTCATTAAAGAGAAATTGATTCTTCCTTACCTCGAAATTGATATTAAGTACTTCGACTTGGGCATGGAACATCGTGATGCTACCAACGACCAAGTGACTGTTGACGCTGCAGAAGCGATCAAAAAATACAACGTCGGTATCAAGTGCGCGACCATCACTCCTGACGAAGCTCGCGTTAAAGAATTCAACCTGAAGCAAATGTGGAAATCACCAAACGGCACTATTCGTAACATCTTGGATGGTACTGTTTTCCGTGAACCTATCATCTGCAAAAACGTGCCTCGCTTGGTTCCTAACTGGACAGCGCCAATCTGTATCGGTCGTCACGCTTTCGGTGACCAATACCGCGCGACAGATTTCGTGACTAAAGGCAAAGGCAAGTTGACGATCACTTTCGAAGGTGAAAACGGAGAGAAGATTCAACACGAAGTTTACAACTTCAAAGGTGATGGCGTTGCTCTTGCGATGTACAACACAGACGAATCTATCGCTGGTTTCGCTCGTTCTTGCTTCAACCAAGCTCTTTCTAAGAAATGGCCTTTGTACCTTTCTACTAAGAACACAATCTTGAAAAAGTACGATGGTCGCTTCAAAGACATCTTCGAAGAGATCTATCAAAAAGAATTCAAAGCGAAATTCGACGCTGCCGGCATCACATACGAACACCGTTTGATCGATGACATGGTTGCCTCTGCTTTGAAATGGAATGGTAACTTCGTATGGGCTTGTAAGAACTATGACGGTGACGTTCAGTCTGATACTGTCGCTCAAGGTTTCGGCTCTTTGGGTCTTATGACTTCAGTTCTTGTGACTCCAGACGGAAAAACAATGGAATCTGAAGCTGCTCACGGAACTGTGACTCGTCACTACCGTCAGCACCAACAAGGCAAACCGACTTCTACAAATCCAATCGCTTCTATCTTTGCGTGGACTCGTGGTCTTGAGCACCGTGGAAACTTGGATGGCAACACAGATCTTGTGAAGTTCGCGCAAACTTTGGAAAAAGTTTGTATCGAAACAGTTGAAGCTGGCTTCATGACAAAAGACCTTGCGGTTTGCATCTACGGCGACAAAGTTCCTGCCGATAAATACATGAACACAGAGCCGTTCTTGGCGAAACTCGACGAGAACTTGAAAAAAGCTCTTGCGATGTAA
- the nadA gene encoding quinolinate synthase NadA — translation MSYDIAADIQRLKKEKNAVILAHYYEDGDIQDVADYVGDSFYLAKMGQQVQQDVILLAGVVFMAESVKILNPSKKVLVPELEASCSLVKGAPYDKYLAWRRQHPDAVAVTYINSSAEVKSISDVIITSSNAQQIVESIPKDRKILFGPDQHLGRWLSKKLNREFVLWPGACEVHVLFNAKKLYELIAQHPDAVVIAHPECDESVLQHASVIGSTSRLLEEVEKNPAKKFIVATETGIFHQMQKKRPDVELIQAPVLDAGCSCNNCPYMKMNSMEKIKRALESFNPEVSLQEDLRLKAKVSLDRMMDITSGKPVSWPAEFTV, via the coding sequence ATGTCTTACGATATTGCTGCTGATATTCAGCGTCTGAAAAAAGAAAAAAATGCGGTGATCCTCGCGCACTATTACGAGGATGGCGACATTCAAGACGTTGCAGATTATGTCGGTGATAGTTTCTATCTGGCAAAGATGGGTCAACAAGTTCAGCAAGATGTGATCTTGCTTGCCGGTGTTGTCTTCATGGCGGAAAGCGTGAAGATTCTAAATCCTTCTAAAAAAGTTCTGGTGCCTGAATTGGAAGCGAGCTGCTCTCTTGTGAAGGGTGCTCCTTATGACAAGTACCTGGCTTGGCGTCGTCAACATCCAGATGCCGTCGCGGTGACTTACATTAACTCTTCTGCGGAAGTGAAATCCATCTCTGACGTGATTATTACTTCTTCCAATGCTCAGCAAATCGTCGAGTCTATCCCGAAAGATCGTAAAATTTTGTTCGGTCCCGATCAACACTTGGGTCGCTGGTTGTCTAAGAAACTCAATCGTGAATTCGTTTTGTGGCCTGGGGCTTGTGAGGTTCACGTTTTGTTCAACGCCAAGAAATTGTACGAGTTGATTGCGCAACATCCTGACGCTGTCGTGATCGCACATCCTGAGTGTGACGAATCCGTTTTGCAACATGCTTCCGTGATTGGTTCGACATCCCGCTTGCTTGAAGAAGTTGAAAAAAATCCCGCGAAGAAATTTATCGTCGCGACAGAAACCGGCATCTTCCATCAAATGCAAAAGAAGCGTCCTGATGTCGAGTTGATTCAAGCTCCTGTTTTGGATGCGGGTTGCTCTTGCAACAACTGTCCTTACATGAAGATGAACTCCATGGAAAAAATCAAACGTGCTCTTGAAAGCTTCAATCCTGAAGTGAGCTTGCAAGAAGATCTGCGTTTGAAGGCCAAAGTCTCTTTAGATCGTATGATGGATATCACAAGCGGCAAGCCTGTTTCTTGGCCTGCGGAATTCACCGTTTAA
- a CDS encoding thrombospondin type-1 domain-containing protein, with protein sequence MFRGLQALLLSVTLFCEVNAYAQGFTPYFHHLIRYSWDSGAWGSCSGGTGTWNYSAWSSCAGGSGSWSYGAWGACSVSCGGGTQTRSATCNFTANSGSQTRTATCDKTANSGSQNRTVSCENDKNQVVTDFYCGGGKPSQSQSCTPSSDAVCGSSTLSQVCTPSNPAVCGVAQTSQACNTQACCTNANNTLNSCAGNTFDGIVYGSPTDTSDPQCLALANQQCANNQVAYCSSDSATLISYDCDTDNRLYYTCRCN encoded by the coding sequence ATGTTTCGTGGACTACAGGCTTTGCTCCTTAGTGTGACCCTTTTTTGCGAAGTGAATGCCTACGCCCAGGGATTCACGCCGTATTTTCATCACCTTATTCGCTATTCATGGGATTCCGGAGCATGGGGTTCGTGCAGCGGTGGCACAGGAACGTGGAACTACTCAGCCTGGAGCTCTTGCGCCGGAGGATCCGGTTCATGGAGCTATGGCGCATGGGGAGCCTGTTCAGTCTCTTGTGGAGGCGGAACGCAAACTCGCAGTGCCACTTGCAACTTTACGGCGAACAGCGGTTCACAAACCCGAACAGCAACTTGTGATAAGACCGCCAACAGCGGCTCGCAGAATAGAACCGTGAGCTGCGAAAACGATAAAAATCAAGTCGTGACGGATTTCTACTGTGGCGGAGGAAAACCTTCGCAATCTCAATCATGCACTCCGAGTTCGGATGCCGTGTGTGGATCTTCGACATTGTCGCAAGTGTGCACTCCTTCAAACCCAGCGGTGTGCGGAGTCGCTCAGACGTCGCAAGCTTGTAACACCCAGGCTTGCTGTACGAATGCAAACAATACGCTCAACTCTTGTGCGGGAAATACTTTTGACGGCATCGTGTATGGTTCGCCGACAGATACGTCAGATCCGCAGTGTCTGGCTTTGGCGAATCAGCAATGCGCAAACAATCAGGTTGCTTACTGTTCTTCGGATTCAGCGACATTGATTTCTTATGACTGTGATACCGACAACAGGCTCTATTACACTTGCCGTTGTAACTAA